TGAGGCGGAGCGGAGCCTACAGGCACGGGCGCGTCAGGGCCAGTGCCCCGGCTACAGCCGGACCCAGGTCCAGTCGCGCGGCCGGTCGCCGTCGTAGGGCATGTAGGCGTGGAAGGGGCGCGGATCGTCGTCGAAGACCAACGGCAGGAACAGCCGATCACCCTCCCACATGGGCAGCTCGAGGATCCGATCGACGGGGTGCCACTCGAGCGTTCCCTCGTCGTTGCGCTCGGGCACCGTTCCCTCGAAGGCCTCGATCCGGAACAGGAAGCCCAGCCAGTCCTCGCCCTTGGGCCCGAAGCCGGTCC
This portion of the Candidatus Krumholzibacteriia bacterium genome encodes:
- a CDS encoding 8-oxo-dGTP diphosphatase, which gives rise to MPGPVYTPIVGTLGYVLSPDGNQVLLVHRNAREDDQHLGKYNGLGGKMHPDEDVVTCMRRELHEEASIEVTRMSLRGTVNWTGFGPKGEDWLGFLFRIEAFEGTVPERNDEGTLEWHPVDRILELPMWEGDRLFLPLVFDDDPRPFHAYMPYDGDRPRDWTWVRL